Genomic window (Spirosoma sp. KCTC 42546):
ACATTACATTGATTGGCATTTAAATTGGTTGATGGCCCTTAACAACGAGGGTAACTCGGCCACGACTGATGTTCTGAATGGAAGTGATGACGGCCAAAAACAAGCTGTTGGTCAATGGCTTGTTGGCTATTCTGTACTATCTTGAATCAGTTTTTAAGCCTCAACAGGCAGCAGCTTCACCCTATGAAAAATGAACTCTTTGGTTTAGCTGCAAACGCTTTAACAGAAGAACTTACTCCATGCAAAACGGATGAATATCCTCAGAAAGCTTTCCTTACTAACTGGAATAGCCCTGTTCTCCCTCGAAGCAGTCTATGCGCAGCTGGCATTAAATAAACCATTAGATCAGATACTGACACAATATCAAGGTGCTGAATCAGGCGACAAGCAAGTGGAGTTTGCGCTTCAAATGGCCGATTATTACATGTTTAAAAGTGAAGCTACCCGAATTGATATAGACAGTGCTTTTGTATTTATTAAACGAGCCGAAAAAAAGAATAATGAGCTTCATTCGCTGAAATGGCGGGAAGAAATACTCTATTTTTTAAGCGAGTATTATTATAAAGTAGGAGATATAAATAAGGGAAAACAATATAGCATATACCTATCAAACACTATTGGTAAGCTGAAATCGATTGAAAATCAGATACAGATATGGCATAGGATTGCCTTTATCCTGCCGAAAAGAGATACGATTGGGCTGACAAAATTAAATTGTTTTGAGCGAATAACGGCTTTATATCAGCGATTAAATAATACGGTGAAAGTGTTAGAAACACAAATGTATATTGCCGATGTACACTTAATGCAAGATAAATTCGACCTGGCTGAAAAGGAATTTTTTCAACTACTAGCTAACTATAAAGCGATCCATTTTCCAAACCTGCACTATGTATATAACTATCTGTCTGTTATTAATAATCGTAGAGGAGATTATAAAAAATGCCTGCACTATTCCCTACTATGCGTGGAAAGCATGGAAAAAACGAACGACAAAGCTGGCGCAGTCAATCTGTATAGCCGATTAGCTAATATATATCATGAACTGGGGCAGACAGAGAATTGCATACGCTACTACAGGAAAGTGTTCAACTGCCCTATTTCGAATCCCGTTGACTTTTACACAGTCCGGGAAGCTGGCCTATTTGTTCGGGAGTTAATTGCGCTAAATAGACATAAAGAAGCATTCAGTTTCATTAAAACCTTTTCAAATGAACATCCGCCTGCCGATTATTATGGCAAAGCCAGTTTAGCCAGAACATTCGCTTATTATTACAATAATATTCATAATCAGCCAGTAGCGGAGAAGTATAATGAGCAAATGATCGAGTTTGCCAATTTTTTAGGAAAATATAATGAAATTACAGGTGATGTTGAATATGATATTGGTTGTTACTATTACGAAAAAAAACAGTTTGCCAATGCGATTATTCATTTTAAAAAAGCATTATTTGAAGCTAGCCATGTGCATGCATTTACAACAATACGTGATATTCAGAAAATGCTTTTTAAAGCCGATTCCTCAGGAGGTGACTATTTGTCGGCTATTAATCATTTAAATCAGGCTCAATTAATAAACAATACCATTTTTAATGAAGCCAAAAACAAGCAAATTCAGGAAGTGCAGGTTAAATATGAAACAGCTAAAAAAGATTTAGACATTCGGTTTTTGACTGAACAGGGGTTACTACAAAAAACGCAGTTGCAGCAGGCAAATAATTTGAAGAATGTCACCCTGGTCAGTATTGTTCTATTATTATTAATCGTAGCGCTACTCTATAACCGGTACATGATTAAACTACGAAATAGTCGACGATTGGAGCGGCACCAAAAAGAAATCAACGACAAAAATGAGTCGCTTCAGGCTTTGGTCAGTGAAAAAGAATGGCTATTAAAAGAGCTTCATCACCGGGTAAAAAATAACCTGCAACTGACAATCAGCCTGCTGCACACCCAGAGTAAATACCTCTCCGATCAAGGTGCCATTCGGGCTATTGAGCAGAGCCAGCACCGGGTGCGTGCCATGGCGCTTATACACCAGAAACTGTACCGCTCCGACAGCCTGTCGCACGTCGATATGTCAACTTATATCCGCGAGGTAGTCGACCAACTGGAAGAATCATTTAATCATGAGGAACAGATCACCTTCCACTACCAGTTAGCTCCGCTGGAACTGGATGTCTCACAGGCAATTCCGCTAGGTCTAATCATTACCGAAGCCATTACCAATGCCCTAAAGTACGCCTTTCCTGCGGGGTACCAGTCTGATGAGCAAGGTGGTACGATAAACTTGTCATTGACTCAAGTGGACGACGAAAACTACCAACTGGTGGTTGAGGATGACGGCGTGGGTTTACCTGAAGACGTTGATCTTCGTCGTCAGGGATCCATGGGGGCGAATATTATGCGTCGCCTAACGAAGCAATTGGGCGGTATATTCCAGGTTGAAACTAAAGGAGGAGTCAGAATATCCGTTTCATTTCCGGTAATCAAACTTCAGCCGCATCATGCCCACCTCAGCTAATCTCGCCGTTGCTGGAAAAACGGTTAATCCGGGTGCTCGGGTGCTGATTGTGGAGGACGAACTGCTGATTGCCGACAACCTGGAAGATATACTCCTGGACGCTGGCTATACAGTCGTTGGGATTGCCGTCAGCGTGCAGGAAGCTCAGGACCTTCTTGCTGACCATCAACCAGATTTGGTGCTGCTGGACATTTACCTGAAGGGGGGCGAAACGAGCTTAGACTTTGCCCGAACGTTGCGGGCCCAGCACATTCCGTTTATCTACATTTCGGCTAATGCGAATGATGGTGTTCTGCACGAAATAAAAGCAACGCAGCCCTACGGGTATATTGTAAAACCGTTTCGTTCGAAAGATATTCTTTACACGCTGGAAATTGCCTTTTATCGCCACGCCCATAGTTTGGAGCAGAAACTTCGGGAGGAAAAAATGCTTCAGATTTCGTTGACGAATGCGCTGTCGGAAGTCAATGATTGGGTGCAAAAACTGCTAAACGTAGCAACCTGTCTGCAGCCCTTTATTCCGTTCGATTTAATTACGCTCAGCCTTGACGAAGGAAAGACCACCCGATCCTGTAGTTTCTTCAGAATCGGACTAAACGAGTACCAGACCATTCATTCAGTTGATTTTCTACGAATGACTGGGTTAACGGCGCAGAAATACGATCAGTTACGGGCCGAACTCCCCCCTCTGGACGGCATTAGCCTGCTTACCGGAAACGAGTATGCGGAGTCTTGCCAACGCTTCCGTTTAACACAGATCATTGCGAAAACCTTTTCATTACAAGCTAACCTACTAGCAACTCTATCCACTACGCAGGGAAGCCTCTTTACGGTTTCCTTTTATAGCCGCCAACCGGATGCCTATCTACCTGACCATGTATCGCTACTGGAGCGGTTGCAGCAATCGGTTAGACTCACCCTGGAGCGTTTGCTGGCTTTTGATGAGATTGCCCGTCTGAATGAGCAATTAGGCAGAGAAAATAAGTATTTACAGGAAGAAGTAAAGACAACGGCCAGCTTTAATGAGATTGTAGGTACAAGCCCCAAACTCCATCATGTGTTCAAACAGGTCGAGAAGGTTGCCCCTACCGACGCTACTGTGCTCCTAATGGGTGAAAGCGGTACGGGAAAAGAGTTGTTTGCCCGCGCTATTCATACGTTATCGTCCCGGAAAGATAAGTTGCTGGTGAAAGTAAATTGCGCTACCCTACCCATGAACTTGATTGAATCTGAGTTATTTGGGCACGAAAAAGGGGCATTTACCGGAGCAGCCGAACGGCGGATAGGGAAGTTTGAACTGGCGCATCAGGGCACCATTTTTCTGGATGAAATCGGTGAAATGCCCCTGGACTTGCAGGCGAAGCTCCTGCGTGTGTTACAGGAAAAAGAATTTGAACGCCTGGGAGGAAAAGGAACCATTCAAACCGATGTACGGGTGATTGCCGCTACAAACCGGCATTTAGAAAAGGAAGTGGCCGAGGGCCGTTTCCGCCTGGACTTGTATTATCGATTGAGTGTGTTTCCAATCCTGTTACCGGCCCTTCGGGAAAGGCCAGAGGATATTCCTTTATTGGCTCATTTCTTTGCGCAGAAGTATAGCCAGAAAATGGGGAAATCAAGTCCAGGAATTAGTTCAACAACTTTAGCAGAACTCCTTAGCTACGCCTGGCCAGGCAATATTCGAGAATTGGAGAATATTATTGAGCAGGCAGTCATCATCAGCGATGGCCTGGGACCGCTCACACTCGGCCGATCATTGGCTAACAACTGGATTATAAATAATCCCAGTTCCAGCCACCCCTCAATCAACGATCCTGTTAATAAGTCAAATCAGGTGCCAACACCTATAACAGAACCAAAGACATTATCGGATGTAAAGTCAAGGCATGAGCAAACTGAACGCGATTATATTCTATCGGTACTTATACAAACGAATGGCAAAATTCGGGGTAAAGGTGGGGCTGCTGAACTACTGGGTTTGAAACCGACTACTTTAGAATACCGTATGGAGAAATTAGGTATTAAAAGTAAATAAATCTTGTCCTGCCTTTATTCGGAGGTTTTTGTGAACGACTCTTAATTGCTTGAAAATCAATTTGTAAATTTTACTAATAGGTGATTAAGTGTTCAGGGAATGGCAATTAGTGCGTATTTATTGGATGATTATGGTTACTCGTTAAGCACCAAAAGCAATATTAAATCCTCCTCTTCAAGGTTCGTAAAACTAGCTAGCTGGCCCGAACTCCAATAAGATAGCTGACAGCATCAGCAATTCGTCGAATTGTCAACCATCCATACTCGTGTGCTTTTTCATGTTGTTTTGAGTTGTTGTTGTTGAGGAAATTAACTTATTAACGTTTCCCTATTCAGGATGGTCATTGGCTGCTAATAATTTCGTAAAAAGTAAGCCAGTTGGAAATGATGTAACTGATTATCGTCTAGTTGTTAAAACGACTTGCCCTGCCGGATACTGTGCCTCAGCATTATCTTCAGCCGTAATGAATACTGCTTTTGGTTCATTAATAACACTTGTCGTTAGGGATGCTTTTAGTGATTTACCACTGGGCATTATTTGCCCTAATTTTTTGGCTGAATTCTCAGTTGATTCCGCCCAGACCAGATAGGTGTTTTTAGATGGGTTAAGGTTGTTGGGCTCTGCCAGATTCTGTACGTTTAGGTTGATGACATAATTCTTATTCTTGTCCTTTTTTACGTTTACCTCTCCGGTTGCTGCCGGAACAATTGCCGAGGTAACAAACGTCATTTTAGGGGTACATGAATTGAGCGCTGTGATTATAAACAGCATTGTACTAATTGCATTGATCGTTTTCATTTTCTTGCGTTTTATCGATCAGCTATTTAGCTGATTTCGTATGGAAGTTTATTTAAAGAAAAAAGGTGGTCACGGGATGGCCTTAAACGAATACTGCCCTTGCAGTTGTCTATTTTTTAACAGTTGATGTCTTCGACAGTACCTTCGAAACTATTGATCCTAATCTGATCACCAACCTTAAACGGCCGACGCCACAGGATAAACAGACCGGCAAAGAAGTTCTGAAGAATATCTTTGAACGCAAACCCAATAGCGACCGAGGTGATCCCTAATCCAGCGATAATATCACCGGGCTTAAACGATGGAAAAAAGATGACGCAGGCGACCAGAAAACCCAGGATGGTAACCAGCGTACTCACAATGCGACTCACTAAGTCGGCAAGCATATCGTCTATAGCATGCGTTTGGACGGCTACCTTGTTTATGACTTTCCGCAGGAGCTTACCCAGCAGCCAGAACAGGATGAAGACAAAAACGCCCACCAGCAGATAAGGAAGCCGTTCGGCTGTGCCTTTTAGGAAATCACAAACAGTATGCCAGAATAAGATCAGCCCATCGTTAAGCGTAAATGGTGGTTCATTCACGCGCGGGGGTTGTAAAAAGATCAATAAGAAAATCATAACGATGCTGTTTGATCAATCGGAAAAACCTGATAATTAATTGTCGGTTGATGTAACAGGGAGAATAGGGATGGGTTTGTAGAACATTATCAGCGTGCCAAGTCGCTTATTGGTGGACATGACCGGGGCAGAGAGTTCGTACGGGTTTTTATTGTTGAAATAAATAGTCTGCTGTTGGAGCAGATAACCTGGGAAGCGATTTGCGAATAAGATGCCCTGATTTTTCTTGTTCGTAGAGAGTGTAATCATCCCTTTGGCGTCTACCAATAGCATTTCCTGTACGCCTTTGTCTTTGACCAGCGTGTTAAAATACTCGTTTATTTCCCCTGCTTTGTTTTGTAATAGGGCGTTTCGGACAGCCCAGGCAAAGGTTTTCATGCTAAACGTAAGCTGTTGCTGGTTTACAAGTAGCTGGTTGTTTTTTGCTGTTACGCGCATTGTGTTACGCTCATGCCGAAACTGGTTGGTTAATTGCCAATTCCGGAAAAGAAGATAACTAATGCCAAGCCCCAGCAAAATAATGATACCATAAAACACATGCTTTGGGTTAACCTTGGAGGTACTTGTTTTCTGTTTCGCAGGATGTTCAGCCGTCATTGTCGTAGAGGATTCGTTGAAATTTCAGTAGGGCCTTAAGCGGCCCATATAGCCATTTCATTGTAGGCTATTACGTTAATAAACAGCGAACTACTTAGGCAGACCTTAACGAGACCTTAGAATTTGATTAGAAGCAGCTTTGGCTAAGTCCCCGATGTTTATGCCCAGAGCGTTACTAACTTCCTGTACAGGATTTGTATATTTTTCTTCTCGTAGTCGGTAGCGAGCGTTTGATTGGCGTAGGTTTTCAGTAGCTCTGCCTGTTGGCGGAGGATGGGCTTCCGATCATCGGAGCAGGTTGCCGCATAGACCAGGGCCAGCGCCCGCAGCAACCGCCGAAATACAGCGTGATTGCCTTTTGCATTAATGCGGGGCAGGTCAAATGCTAGCCGGATGTAATCCTCAAAATCCGTACTACGTACCAGTACGCGCAGGTGTTTCCCAT
Coding sequences:
- a CDS encoding sensor histidine kinase, whose product is MNILRKLSLLTGIALFSLEAVYAQLALNKPLDQILTQYQGAESGDKQVEFALQMADYYMFKSEATRIDIDSAFVFIKRAEKKNNELHSLKWREEILYFLSEYYYKVGDINKGKQYSIYLSNTIGKLKSIENQIQIWHRIAFILPKRDTIGLTKLNCFERITALYQRLNNTVKVLETQMYIADVHLMQDKFDLAEKEFFQLLANYKAIHFPNLHYVYNYLSVINNRRGDYKKCLHYSLLCVESMEKTNDKAGAVNLYSRLANIYHELGQTENCIRYYRKVFNCPISNPVDFYTVREAGLFVRELIALNRHKEAFSFIKTFSNEHPPADYYGKASLARTFAYYYNNIHNQPVAEKYNEQMIEFANFLGKYNEITGDVEYDIGCYYYEKKQFANAIIHFKKALFEASHVHAFTTIRDIQKMLFKADSSGGDYLSAINHLNQAQLINNTIFNEAKNKQIQEVQVKYETAKKDLDIRFLTEQGLLQKTQLQQANNLKNVTLVSIVLLLLIVALLYNRYMIKLRNSRRLERHQKEINDKNESLQALVSEKEWLLKELHHRVKNNLQLTISLLHTQSKYLSDQGAIRAIEQSQHRVRAMALIHQKLYRSDSLSHVDMSTYIREVVDQLEESFNHEEQITFHYQLAPLELDVSQAIPLGLIITEAITNALKYAFPAGYQSDEQGGTINLSLTQVDDENYQLVVEDDGVGLPEDVDLRRQGSMGANIMRRLTKQLGGIFQVETKGGVRISVSFPVIKLQPHHAHLS
- a CDS encoding sigma 54-interacting transcriptional regulator codes for the protein MPTSANLAVAGKTVNPGARVLIVEDELLIADNLEDILLDAGYTVVGIAVSVQEAQDLLADHQPDLVLLDIYLKGGETSLDFARTLRAQHIPFIYISANANDGVLHEIKATQPYGYIVKPFRSKDILYTLEIAFYRHAHSLEQKLREEKMLQISLTNALSEVNDWVQKLLNVATCLQPFIPFDLITLSLDEGKTTRSCSFFRIGLNEYQTIHSVDFLRMTGLTAQKYDQLRAELPPLDGISLLTGNEYAESCQRFRLTQIIAKTFSLQANLLATLSTTQGSLFTVSFYSRQPDAYLPDHVSLLERLQQSVRLTLERLLAFDEIARLNEQLGRENKYLQEEVKTTASFNEIVGTSPKLHHVFKQVEKVAPTDATVLLMGESGTGKELFARAIHTLSSRKDKLLVKVNCATLPMNLIESELFGHEKGAFTGAAERRIGKFELAHQGTIFLDEIGEMPLDLQAKLLRVLQEKEFERLGGKGTIQTDVRVIAATNRHLEKEVAEGRFRLDLYYRLSVFPILLPALRERPEDIPLLAHFFAQKYSQKMGKSSPGISSTTLAELLSYAWPGNIRELENIIEQAVIISDGLGPLTLGRSLANNWIINNPSSSHPSINDPVNKSNQVPTPITEPKTLSDVKSRHEQTERDYILSVLIQTNGKIRGKGGAAELLGLKPTTLEYRMEKLGIKSK
- a CDS encoding mechanosensitive ion channel family protein, encoding MIFLLIFLQPPRVNEPPFTLNDGLILFWHTVCDFLKGTAERLPYLLVGVFVFILFWLLGKLLRKVINKVAVQTHAIDDMLADLVSRIVSTLVTILGFLVACVIFFPSFKPGDIIAGLGITSVAIGFAFKDILQNFFAGLFILWRRPFKVGDQIRINSFEGTVEDINC